The Lentzea guizhouensis genome contains a region encoding:
- a CDS encoding GNAT family N-acetyltransferase: MLEIKPLDLDDLDGYVALRVATQPVDDPTAPVPDRERIARGLRNPRVEHGEVIHRIAVRNGVVVAAASVALLPAENSRIAAGEVEVHPDHRRQGIGTEVLEALLTELRGRGRETFENLWVTRGSAGERWAVARGFTVGAHRLWQKLTIADVDPAVWDVPAPDGYRVQQWINATPEHLLASVAATRQSIVDAPAEGIVSVSPAWTPEQVRAKESLARQAGVEQRIVTAVHGGEVVALTELSLYPSNVTSAWQEDTVVAPAHRGRGLGRLVKAHMLRWLLADRPALEFIETQTNGDNVHMIRVNHRLGFVDAREMVTVSRPC, translated from the coding sequence GTGCTGGAGATCAAACCCCTCGACCTCGACGACCTGGACGGCTACGTCGCGTTGCGAGTCGCGACCCAGCCCGTCGACGACCCCACCGCGCCGGTGCCGGACAGGGAGCGGATCGCGCGCGGGTTGCGCAACCCGCGCGTGGAGCACGGCGAGGTGATCCACCGCATCGCCGTGCGGAACGGAGTGGTGGTGGCCGCGGCGTCGGTGGCGTTGCTGCCGGCCGAGAACTCGCGGATCGCCGCCGGCGAGGTCGAGGTGCACCCGGACCACCGACGGCAGGGCATCGGCACCGAGGTGCTGGAGGCCCTGCTCACCGAGCTGCGCGGCAGGGGCAGGGAGACGTTCGAGAACCTGTGGGTGACCAGGGGCAGCGCCGGTGAGCGGTGGGCGGTCGCGCGCGGGTTCACGGTGGGAGCGCACCGGCTGTGGCAGAAGCTGACGATCGCGGACGTCGACCCGGCGGTGTGGGACGTGCCGGCGCCGGACGGGTACCGCGTGCAGCAGTGGATCAACGCGACGCCGGAGCACCTGCTGGCGTCGGTGGCCGCGACCAGGCAGTCGATCGTCGACGCACCGGCGGAGGGCATCGTGTCCGTCTCCCCGGCGTGGACGCCCGAGCAGGTGCGCGCCAAGGAGTCGCTCGCCAGGCAGGCGGGCGTCGAGCAACGCATCGTCACCGCCGTGCACGGCGGTGAGGTCGTCGCGCTGACCGAGCTGTCGCTCTACCCCTCGAACGTGACGTCGGCGTGGCAGGAGGACACGGTGGTAGCGCCTGCGCACCGCGGCCGTGGGCTCGGACGTCTGGTGAAGGCGCACATGCTGCGCTGGCTGCTCGCGGACCGGCCCGCCCTGGAGTTCATCGAGACCCAGACCAACGGCGACAACGTCCACATGATCCGGGTGAACCACCGGCTGGGGTTCGTCGACGCCCGCGAGATGGTGACGGTCAGCCGGCCCTGCTGA
- a CDS encoding D-alanine--D-alanine ligase family protein, with translation MTQRKTRVAVIFGGRSSEHEVSCQSAKSVLPHLDADRFEVVPVGITPQGQWALGTDPGALEAGTGNLPTLRNQTVAAIEPGQALEGVDVVFPLLHGAWGEDGTIQGLLELGGLPYVGPGVFASAAAMDKIFAKKLLQAEGLNVGTFVALDRAATTLTLDERERLGLPVFVKPSRAGSSVGISKISDWADLDAAIFEARQHDPKVIVEAAVPNAREIECAVLEFPDGRVEASLPAELRPVGEGVEWYDYNAKYVDDSYEADIPAKLDDDITARLREMAVTAFKALDCQGLSRVDFFLTEDDQLIINELNTMPGFTPISMYPKAWEATGVDFATLLTTLIETAVARGSGLR, from the coding sequence ATGACGCAGCGCAAGACGAGGGTGGCCGTGATCTTCGGCGGTCGCAGCTCCGAGCACGAGGTCTCCTGCCAGTCCGCCAAGAGCGTGCTGCCGCACCTCGACGCCGACCGCTTCGAGGTGGTGCCGGTCGGCATCACGCCGCAGGGGCAGTGGGCGCTCGGCACGGACCCCGGCGCGTTGGAGGCCGGTACCGGCAACCTCCCGACGCTGCGCAACCAGACCGTGGCCGCGATCGAGCCGGGGCAGGCGCTGGAGGGCGTCGACGTCGTGTTCCCGTTGCTGCACGGCGCGTGGGGCGAGGACGGCACCATCCAGGGGCTGCTGGAGCTCGGCGGGCTGCCGTACGTCGGGCCCGGTGTGTTCGCGAGCGCCGCCGCCATGGACAAGATCTTCGCCAAGAAGCTGCTGCAGGCCGAAGGTCTGAACGTCGGCACGTTCGTCGCGCTCGACCGCGCCGCCACCACGCTGACCCTCGACGAGCGCGAGCGGCTCGGGCTGCCGGTGTTCGTGAAGCCGTCGCGCGCCGGGTCGTCGGTCGGCATCTCGAAGATCAGCGACTGGGCCGACCTGGACGCCGCCATCTTCGAGGCGCGCCAGCACGACCCCAAGGTCATCGTCGAGGCGGCCGTGCCGAACGCGCGCGAGATCGAGTGCGCGGTGCTCGAGTTCCCCGACGGCCGGGTCGAGGCGTCGCTGCCCGCCGAGCTGCGGCCGGTCGGCGAGGGCGTCGAGTGGTACGACTACAACGCCAAGTACGTCGACGACTCCTACGAGGCCGACATCCCGGCCAAGCTCGACGACGACATCACCGCGCGGCTGCGGGAGATGGCCGTCACGGCGTTCAAGGCGCTCGACTGCCAGGGCCTGTCCAGGGTGGACTTCTTCCTCACGGAGGACGACCAGCTGATCATCAACGAGCTCAACACCATGCCCGGCTTCACGCCGATCTCCATGTACCCCAAGGCGTGGGAGGCGACCGGTGTGGACTTCGCCACGCTGCTGACCACGCTGATCGAGACGGCGGTCGCGCGCGGCTCAGGCCTGCGCTAA
- a CDS encoding DUF3515 domain-containing protein: MTQQESTSTLSRPLVVAVGLAVLLAIGVAALGLVLGTGNEAEDVVPGRSGPLALVSIDAPDAGSPQCTSLVEKLPVGLPSGKDMLPRREIATPAPPAAVAWGDAQHDPVVLRCGLPRPAELSPSAQLRVISDVQWLQLPGSGTSTWVVVDRGVYVALTVPDDAGTGPLQDISTTVRDLLPKQTVRTTP; encoded by the coding sequence GTGACTCAGCAGGAATCCACGTCGACGCTGTCCCGGCCGCTCGTTGTGGCGGTCGGGCTCGCCGTGCTGCTCGCCATCGGTGTCGCCGCGCTCGGTCTCGTGCTGGGCACGGGAAACGAGGCCGAGGACGTCGTCCCCGGCCGCTCGGGGCCGCTCGCGCTGGTCTCGATCGACGCGCCGGACGCCGGTTCACCGCAGTGCACCTCGCTGGTCGAGAAGCTGCCGGTCGGGCTGCCGTCCGGTAAGGACATGCTGCCGCGCAGGGAGATCGCCACGCCGGCGCCGCCCGCCGCGGTCGCGTGGGGTGACGCTCAGCACGACCCGGTGGTGCTGCGCTGCGGACTCCCCCGCCCGGCCGAGCTGTCGCCGTCGGCCCAGCTGCGGGTGATCTCGGACGTCCAGTGGCTGCAGCTGCCGGGTTCCGGCACCTCCACGTGGGTGGTCGTCGACCGCGGGGTGTACGTGGCGCTGACGGTGCCCGACGACGCGGGCACCGGGCCGTTGCAGGACATCTCCACGACGGTGCGTGACCTGCTGCCGAAGCAAACGGTTCGCACAACCCCTTAG
- a CDS encoding Lrp/AsnC ligand binding domain-containing protein, which produces MVHAYILIQTEVGKAAAVASEISGITGVATAEDVTGPYDVIVRAEADTVDQLGQLVVARIQNVEGITRTLTCPVVHL; this is translated from the coding sequence GTGGTGCATGCATACATCCTCATCCAGACCGAGGTCGGCAAGGCCGCTGCAGTCGCCTCCGAGATCTCCGGCATCACCGGCGTCGCCACCGCCGAGGACGTCACCGGTCCGTACGACGTCATCGTCCGCGCCGAGGCCGACACCGTCGACCAGCTCGGCCAGCTCGTGGTGGCGCGCATCCAGAACGTCGAGGGCATCACCCGGACGCTCACCTGCCCGGTGGTCCACCTCTAG
- a CDS encoding thiamine-phosphate kinase, protein MRPQPPRDAETVADVGEFHLIHRVTTGRAQPETTILGPGDDAAVVAVPDGRVVASMDVLVEGVHFRLDWSTPEQVGRKAAAVNLADVVAMGALPSGLLVGVACPPDTPAATIQGIMAGLWEEAAKAGAGVVGGDMVSSATLVISITAMGDMNGLEPVTRSGALVGDVVAVTGRLGWAAAGLAVLGRGFRSPVGIVNAQRSPEPPYEEGPRAAEAGATSMIDISDGLLQDLGHIADSSGVAIDIRTELLPLHPRLLDVASALGGDARHWALTGGEDHALAATFPGPKAVPEGWTTIGTVRAGEGVTVDGRTYEKPPGWEHWRA, encoded by the coding sequence TTGCGTCCGCAGCCGCCGCGCGACGCGGAGACGGTCGCCGACGTGGGTGAGTTCCACCTCATCCACCGGGTGACGACCGGCCGGGCGCAGCCGGAGACCACGATCCTCGGTCCCGGCGACGACGCGGCCGTCGTCGCCGTGCCGGACGGGCGTGTCGTGGCGTCGATGGACGTGCTGGTCGAGGGTGTCCACTTCAGACTCGACTGGTCCACACCCGAGCAGGTGGGCCGAAAAGCGGCCGCGGTGAACCTCGCGGACGTCGTCGCGATGGGAGCGTTGCCGTCCGGTCTGCTCGTCGGTGTGGCGTGTCCTCCCGACACCCCGGCGGCCACGATCCAGGGGATCATGGCGGGCCTGTGGGAGGAAGCGGCCAAGGCCGGCGCCGGCGTCGTGGGCGGCGACATGGTCAGCTCCGCCACACTGGTGATCTCCATCACGGCCATGGGTGACATGAACGGGCTGGAGCCGGTCACGAGGTCGGGAGCGCTCGTCGGTGACGTCGTGGCGGTCACCGGACGGCTCGGCTGGGCGGCGGCGGGACTGGCCGTGCTGGGCCGCGGGTTCCGTTCCCCGGTCGGCATCGTGAACGCCCAGCGCTCGCCGGAGCCACCGTACGAGGAGGGCCCCAGGGCCGCGGAGGCCGGCGCGACGTCGATGATCGACATCTCGGACGGGCTGCTGCAGGACCTCGGTCACATCGCCGACTCGTCGGGCGTGGCGATCGACATCCGCACCGAGCTGCTGCCGTTGCACCCGCGCCTGCTGGACGTGGCGTCCGCGCTCGGCGGTGACGCCCGGCACTGGGCGCTCACGGGTGGGGAGGACCACGCGCTGGCCGCGACCTTCCCCGGTCCCAAGGCCGTGCCGGAGGGCTGGACCACGATCGGCACGGTCCGCGCCGGCGAGGGTGTCACGGTCGACGGCAGGACGTACGAAAAACCTCCCGGCTGGGAGCACTGGCGCGCGTAG
- a CDS encoding GNAT family N-acetyltransferase, giving the protein MELCTRAYDHPDSVKLIEDLQQVFVERYGEKDVTPVDPAQFAAPLGYFVVGYLDGSPVACGGWRVHQELDGAAEIKRMYVAESLRGRGLSRLVLTNLEDTAREAGHRQMVLETGLRQPEAIGLYLATGYERIANFGVYRDHPESRCYGKPL; this is encoded by the coding sequence GTGGAACTATGCACGCGCGCGTATGACCATCCAGACTCGGTCAAGCTGATCGAGGACCTCCAGCAGGTCTTCGTCGAGCGCTACGGCGAGAAGGACGTGACGCCGGTCGACCCGGCGCAGTTCGCCGCCCCGCTGGGCTACTTCGTGGTCGGCTACCTCGACGGCTCCCCGGTCGCGTGCGGCGGCTGGCGCGTGCACCAGGAGCTCGACGGCGCCGCGGAGATCAAGCGGATGTACGTGGCCGAGTCGTTGCGCGGCCGCGGTCTCTCCCGGCTCGTGCTGACGAACCTGGAGGACACCGCGCGCGAGGCAGGCCACCGGCAGATGGTGCTGGAAACCGGCCTCCGCCAGCCCGAGGCCATCGGCCTCTACCTGGCCACCGGTTATGAGCGGATCGCGAACTTCGGCGTCTACCGCGACCACCCGGAGAGCCGTTGCTACGGCAAGCCGTTGTAG
- a CDS encoding gamma carbonic anhydrase family protein: MAIYALGDYTPQIHPAAYVHPDATVIGDVRIGAHSSVWPQAVLRGDYGRIVVDERTSVQDGTVVHCTEVHPVHIGSGCVIGHNVHIEGATVADDCLIASGSVVLNGSIVEKGAIVGAGAVVSFDGHVRERTMVLGVPARERAGYVVPEQAWAFIVEKYVQNIAVYREQLRRLD, encoded by the coding sequence ATGGCCATCTATGCGCTCGGGGACTACACGCCGCAGATCCACCCGGCCGCGTACGTGCACCCCGATGCCACGGTGATCGGTGACGTCCGCATCGGCGCGCATTCGTCGGTGTGGCCCCAGGCCGTGCTGCGCGGTGACTACGGGCGCATCGTCGTCGACGAGCGCACGTCGGTCCAGGACGGCACGGTCGTCCACTGCACCGAGGTCCACCCCGTGCACATCGGCTCCGGGTGCGTGATCGGGCACAACGTCCACATCGAGGGCGCGACCGTCGCGGACGACTGCCTGATCGCGTCGGGATCGGTGGTGCTCAACGGTTCCATCGTGGAGAAGGGGGCGATCGTCGGCGCCGGCGCGGTGGTCTCGTTCGACGGCCACGTCCGCGAACGCACGATGGTGCTCGGAGTGCCGGCCCGTGAGCGTGCCGGTTACGTTGTGCCGGAACAGGCCTGGGCGTTCATCGTGGAGAAGTACGTGCAGAACATCGCGGTGTACCGGGAACAGCTCCGTCGTTTGGACTGA